From the genome of Perca fluviatilis chromosome 8, GENO_Pfluv_1.0, whole genome shotgun sequence:
GAATTCtcctttccttttatttatccGATGTTTTTCACAAAATCCCAAAATATAACGTTAAGTAGCCTACTAATACCAAAGAGTATATAATACCATCTATTATGGAACGTGTTGTGGAATCGATGATTCAGACTTAGTAAAAGTTGAAGatatttgtgttattatttatttattacgcAGTATAATCATCAGACTGTTTATATACATATTCAaatcaaagtatttttttttattttatcaagaAAATGGTACATTTGCACTACAGTGAATATCCCCAGTGGAGTGCACAGCCGGTGATGGAGACAGTCAGGGGAGTTTCCCTGTTGACAGCAGCAGACCTGACTGACACTCTCTCACTAAGCTAGCctgccagctagctagctagctgcacaATCCCCCATTGGTCACGTCTAAACTAAGCTAACTACTTTATATTCAGATATCCACCATGGATTTAAATATTATCTTGTCACAGCTTGAAACTGCCAACGAAGAGGAAATCGAGAAACTTCTGCGGCAGTACAATCTAGAGGTAAGTCGCGGCTCTGCTCCTTTTTACGTCAACCAAAACAAACggcggtgctaacgttagctagctagctaaacagctagctaactccGAGTTGGCTAAACATCTTACGAGCCGACTCAGCTAAAATGTTTGCACTATCCTGTTATATCTAATGTTGCACTGTTAAACATCACACCAAAAATGTGAATAAGGCAACCAGAACCTTGATACGTTGTTTACAACACCAACGTAGTGCTGATAATGCTAATGCTGCCTGCTCACAAACCGTGTTACTGCACGTAGTTATATAGCTAGCAATATAAGCATATTTTAGCTATTTATTGGAGGTCTCTGGGAAGAGACTGGGGTTTATTTATAATAAGGCATGTttgatgtgtgtctgtggcatATCAGGCTGAGTTGTTCGGTGTCCACAATGAGCATCTTATCTGTTTCAGAACAGTCGCACCTTCAGTTTTGACCAAAAGGAAGAAACCCTGCGGAGTGTAAGTACTAGCTAGTTATCAGAGCAGTTGGTTATTAGACTACCAGTGTAGACCAGTTATGTTATAATCTATAATTGTGTCACTCTGTCATTGCAGAAGCTGTGTCAGGGTGTGTTGTCAGTTCTTGGGAGGCAGGTGCAGCCCAGCTGTCAGAAGACATGTCTGGAGACACTCCGCATTCTGTCCAGAGACAAGCGTGTCCTCGCACCTGTAGCCACCAAGGAGGGCATGCTAATCCTGGGGGGGATGGCGAGGTTGAATGCTGGAGAAAACGGAGATGACAACAACCAAAAAAGCTCTCAGGAAGACACCCAGtcagatgaggaggagagggtggTGGTGGAGGCCTTAAAGTGCCTATGCAATGTGGTGTACAACAGTCCTGCGGCTCAGCAGGTTAGTGTAGACGTGCAGCTGGCTAATGGCCTGTGTGCCAGCCTGGGAATGGCCAGCACATGGCACCATGAGGTGGGTCTGTTCACACTGCGCCTTCTCTTCCTGCTGTCTGCACTGAGACCTGATGTGAGAGGGATTTTGAGGAGAGAATGGCATGCTGTGAGACTACTGACAGAGTTCCTGGAGCACACCCTGAATGTGAGCTGGGTTGGTCCCTATGAAGCTGCCCATCCAGGTCCACAGGCCCTGCCCATGCCTGCAGAGGACAATGAGAGAGCAATGGAGGCACTCAAAGCCTTGTTCAACCTCACACTGTCTGATGCTGGTGGTGAGGTGAGTGTGTAGTGGTTATGTGTTGTAAGTCTGTTGCACGCTAGTCATTTGGGTTTGTTCTCTGACTCGTTATTAAGTATGTATGCAGGGGTTTAGAGCAGATCATGTATGCTTTACTTTTTTCTGGCTTGGTCATTTGCTCAATTACAGATTTGACTGTCCTTGTCTAGAAAGATCTGTGGAGACTGTTCTTGTCCAGAAAGATCTGCTCCCCACAACAGCCAGATTATATCAATCTCTAACCATTCGTCCTCTTTACGTCTATCTGAGGAAGCCAAAATCTCAGTGATTTACTGTCAGTGCAAATGTGACATAAAATGCAGAGTATCTTGATTAAAACATTGTAATTCaaggtatacgtgcagtttagtgtcccaaattccccatacaatgtccttaattaattatgaacctgctaaaccacctgtgctaccctaacctgtctcaaataagaccctcatcatttggaacactcagtttttggaaaataatttgggacactaaactacACCGCAATTCAATGTACTTCCAGATTCAGTTCATGCACAGTTCAAACGCTGTACTGTATCAGGAAGATAAAAATAACATGTCAATTTACAGTACACACTGTCAGGAACAAACATGTAACTTGTGATGAGCAGTGACCAGTGTGGCAGCCAAGACAATTAGTAAGGAAATCAGTATCAGGTGTGTGGGGGAGTCCTTACGAGTTTCAGGGCGCAGCCATGGGTAATGTTAAAAGTTACACCTGTGCTTCTCTGTCGATGACATCTGAAAATGTCCTTTGAGAGTTGGTCAATCCCAAGTGTCTATCCACCACTGATATCCCTTTTTGAAAAGAACTTAACTGTAAAAGCAAATTCATACAAGCTTTTTATCATTTGATGTTTCCATATTAAAATGGTTTTGCAATAGTTTCACTTCATGAAATACACGCTTAATTGGAAATCACAGTCATGATTAAACTCACCAAAATgccctcccctttttttttttactttcatattaatAACTACAgtgtttcacatgtaaatcagatcTGTCACCAGAACCCTGAAACTGGATAACCTAAATAGAATTCATTCATCATTAATAATGTTATTATTTGCCCCTTTTCTTACTGTGAGAAAATGTCTCTCTTTCATAGGctacacacacaggccaaaaaaTGGTATCATCTTATCTTGTGAATGAAATGGGACTATACAGTATTTGGTACATATTCTTTTGGACCATGTGTCAAGTATTATATCTGGTTGTGATTGATTTCTGAAAATCACTAGCAAACCTGGCAGTCTTGCTACATTTTATGCAATTTGGACTGAAGGGGACACATGACCGCAAAAGGCTGCATCTGACACAGTGTAAGTCCTAATGACACAAAATGTAGTTCTTAGTTCTCAAGTTAGATTCTGCTCTCCTCTTCGACACTGTCGAAATTCAAGCTTCCTTATCCTCCATTTTTTGAATCTAGATTAAAAGCTTTAATCCCACTCTATCTTGTAGCTCACCTCCTTTTGCTCTTTAGACTGGATGAATTTTAAGGCAGCTTTTTTTGCAGTTAAGCCTTTGCCTTTTCTACCTCCATTGTTTTGCTTTACCTCTAAACAATGAAACTGCTTGGAATTCATGTTTTGGTACATCCTTAATTTGATAGGAGGATGACCACCAGTTCCGACTCATCGCTGCCATCCTGCGTCATCTGTTGATGCTGAAGACTGAGACCGAGGAGAAAACAGAGGAAGTGCACAGGTGGGAAGTCTGTCCTTCACTGCTCTTAAATGGATCACGTTATGAAAAACCTCAACTTTTTCAGTGCTTGTGCACATACATTTGGGTATCTGGAGTGCCTAACAACCCACAATCTGAAATAAGACAACCCAGTCAATTTTTTGTGGGCTGCCGAGATCAGAAAAAATGTCAACAAGCCATTTAGATGTGGTTCCCATTTGTGTCACATGAAGGCTCATTATACTGCCCCCCCATCTGAGTAtgtaataatgtttttttaacctgAAAGCATGGAAACATGATCTAGTAGAAACCCCAagtacaagtatgaacctgaaaatgagcattataTAGGTCCTTTAATATCTGAATCTCTTTTGGTTAGCTACACTGTGAACATGAAGGCGCTCTGCACTTTCTAACCTGTGAAACTGCTCAAACTTCATTTGAAACTGATTTGCATAGAAAAGCACTCAGACTGACAAAGTGCTCCTACCACTCAGCTAACTAATACAAGCACCCCTCTGGACAAACACTGAGTATCAAGCAAGCAGCTGTGAATGAGCGAGCAGCTCACCACAAATTAAGACCGATAAACCGCGATCTGATAGCAGACTGCTCATTGGAGCCTAGTTGGTTGTTTCATCTTCCTGATGCTCTTAGCTGTTGTAATGCTGCGGCAGTATCGTCTTCTCGTGGTAATTTAATGCAGGAATGCCAATAATCTGTGGTCATAGACTGCAAATTAAACAGTgacatataaaagagactgaTGTTTCTCTTGACCTGTCAAGTTAGATGCTGAACTGGTTGTGGGAGTTTGGCCAATTGACCAACCCaactttgttgtttgtttgaatgTGAGTATGTGAGAAAACTTGTCTAAGAGGAGTAGGGGAGTGTGAACGGggaaaagttgttttttatatagaaagcaaaattacattaaGGCAGGTTTGAGGTATTTAAAAATCAGAACTAACTTTAAAATCAGTGTGCATCACGCAAATAAGACATTTCAGATTTTCCTctccaatcacaaacatctttACACTACAAGATTACACTACACCCTAGCACACAACATTACTGAGATTTTCtctcaactccgacctgcggccctttgctgcatgtcattccctctccctcccctttcatttcttcagctgtcctgtcaataaaggcctaaaaatcccccaaaaataataataattaaaaaaaagcaagtcCCTTTTACCCTGTGTGAGCCATATTGCACCCTAAGGTCATCTGGCAGCTCCGCATCAGTTGTGTAATGTAGATAAAAACCGAGAGGTGATTTGGTCATTTGCCATTAGGGATCCTTGACTTTAGAACAACTTGTCTCAAGCAAAATTTTCCAAAACCGCTGATTATATGTGTCccttttttttacttgactGTTAAATATAAAGCATTTTGTAAAGATCTACTTTATGTCattaagagatttttttttttttaatctccagCCATGCCATCAACCTGCTGAATAACCTGCCTGTGTCCTGCCTGGACGTGTTAATCGACGTGCCTGTACAGGGAGGACTAGAGATATATGGTGGGAAAAACATGGACGCTGTCCAGCTGTTAATAGACTTCATGGAGAAAAGGATTGACAAGGTAACGTTTATGTTCTGCAGAAAATACAGAGAGAACTGGCTGTTGTTTACACACTGAAAATTCAATTTAAGAATATGATTGAAGATATTACAGTATAGTGCCAGTGATACCAGTACATTCTGACACTGCATGCCATTCAATTTCTCATTCCCTTTGCACCACTGATTAAAATCTATCCACTGTTGCACAGCTTGTGAAGTGTTTGTGGTTTGTGTCACTCCAAGCAGGGCTCCAACTACAAAGAGGGTTTGACTCCGGTGCTCAGCCTTTTGACTGAGGGATCCAGACACTACAGGGAGATCCGCAGATATATCAAAGCTCAGGTACAGTGGCTGCCAACCgatttaaaggggacatatcatgctcattttcatgttcatacTTTTTGGGGTtctattaaaacatgtttacaggctttaatgttcaaaaaacacttcatttttctcatactgtctgtgctGGAACAGCTGTATTCACTCTCTGTCTGAGGCCACGTCCACatgtaccaaaacgatcttttttttttttacctgtctTCCCTGGATTTTCAAGAaggtttcaagaatagttgcgtccaaacgaatccacttgtaaatgactcagtacgctacttcatatgccaggcctataggcggcgctgtttctgcttcaAAAAACGGAggagaagagcatagtcacttcccatcataacatgactaacTAGATTATAaccttctcttaatacatccgtggactataataactttcaccactgctcattttataaaggccgcctcaagaaaacgtgtctttgtttacgttgtataatgtgctgttggattgctttttattttgcatgattgcagcgcgtgCGCGCGAGCTAGCGCGTTAACGTGCGCGTACGTAATGCTAGCTCTAAcaacggcagtcaaacaaacatcaatgatccatgaatgatgtctttttaataatctatacgttttcttgcagtagcctttctacaataagccgttggtaaaagttactataatccgttcaaggagttgataagcagacagattagctagctagttgataagttgtctacttccactttataaacagatagccatagcagctaacgttaacgcaTTTCGCTGCTGGAGCCGCGGTCTActtttagcgatgtttaacgttggctacataacgttagcaatatatcttgtgtagaatccagagggaagtgtcagggagcagagacacagtatttagatgaagtgagctggtttgaccatggagatgggacatgctcgcttagcttcaccgcagttgtgtgcatcagcggccgtgggagagggtgtaaaagaagggtgtggcgatgacatcatcaatacggattcgtattcaccatccatacgaagccaaacgagagccgttttcggattttttcaccctgagaccaggtttcaaaaaagtgcgttttcaggcagtgcgtttgcaggattcgtctggacggtcggcccaaatgatgcaaaacgtgcgtttgcacaaaaaaacgtttccgtgtggatggcccctgaAACGCTCCAGTTTAtcccctgtctctttaagcccccctcctgaaaaaACACCTACTGCTCCGATTGGTCAGTATTCTGGGGGCTTCCGCATCTGTGCTCTCAGCATCCCTACACTGTCATTACAGCTAGGGAATGACTGTAGCGACACTTTCTACCATGAAAACTCACCAATAAAAGCTTCCAAaccaaaatatttacatttaaatatttaatgttCCAGTGGGAATCTGATCCGAAATcgggtaaaaaaaataacatcggCAACTAGTGATGTAATGCACCATAGTTGATCCgtggttagtctatatccttgacgtgccactttcgggattgctccagtgccacATGAAATattgccggatgcatgtattttctgtttccttccgttttctttgtgttggaattttaaaatcCGGTAGATTTATGagaactatggttaactgctcctcagatctctgcatgataatttcagacagctagctagactatctgtccaatctgagttttct
Proteins encoded in this window:
- the ric8b gene encoding synembryn-B isoform X1 — its product is MDLNIILSQLETANEEEIEKLLRQYNLENSRTFSFDQKEETLRSKLCQGVLSVLGRQVQPSCQKTCLETLRILSRDKRVLAPVATKEGMLILGGMARLNAGENGDDNNQKSSQEDTQSDEEERVVVEALKCLCNVVYNSPAAQQVSVDVQLANGLCASLGMASTWHHEVGLFTLRLLFLLSALRPDVRGILRREWHAVRLLTEFLEHTLNVSWVGPYEAAHPGPQALPMPAEDNERAMEALKALFNLTLSDAGGEEDDHQFRLIAAILRHLLMLKTETEEKTEEVHSHAINLLNNLPVSCLDVLIDVPVQGGLEIYGGKNMDAVQLLIDFMEKRIDKQGSNYKEGLTPVLSLLTEGSRHYREIRRYIKAQVLPPLKDVKIRPEIGTTTRNKLVRLMTHVDMGVKQSAAEFLFVLCKESVDNLLKYTGYGNAAGLLVARGLLAGGRGETQYSQDEDSDTEEYKSAKPFINPITGHVEEPMPNPIEEMTEEQKEYEAQKLVNMFDKLSRQNVIRPMGVRPDGTLAPLEETLCDPREDSGSDSD
- the ric8b gene encoding synembryn-B isoform X2, with product MDLNIILSQLETANEEEIEKLLRQYNLENSRTFSFDQKEETLRSKLCQGVLSVLGRQVQPSCQKTCLETLRILSRDKRVLAPVATKEGMLILGGMARLNAGENGDDNNQKSSQEDTQSDEEERVVVEALKCLCNVVYNSPAAQQVSVDVQLANGLCASLGMASTWHHEVGLFTLRLLFLLSALRPDVRGILRREWHAVRLLTEFLEHTLNVSWVGPYEAAHPGPQALPMPAEDNERAMEALKALFNLTLSDAGGEEDDHQFRLIAAILRHLLMLKTETEEKTEEVHSHAINLLNNLPVSCLDVLIDVPVQGGLEIYGGKNMDAVQLLIDFMEKRIDKGSNYKEGLTPVLSLLTEGSRHYREIRRYIKAQVLPPLKDVKIRPEIGTTTRNKLVRLMTHVDMGVKQSAAEFLFVLCKESVDNLLKYTGYGNAAGLLVARGLLAGGRGETQYSQDEDSDTEEYKSAKPFINPITGHVEEPMPNPIEEMTEEQKEYEAQKLVNMFDKLSRQNVIRPMGVRPDGTLAPLEETLCDPREDSGSDSD
- the ric8b gene encoding synembryn-B isoform X3 encodes the protein MLILGGMARLNAGENGDDNNQKSSQEDTQSDEEERVVVEALKCLCNVVYNSPAAQQVSVDVQLANGLCASLGMASTWHHEVGLFTLRLLFLLSALRPDVRGILRREWHAVRLLTEFLEHTLNVSWVGPYEAAHPGPQALPMPAEDNERAMEALKALFNLTLSDAGGEEDDHQFRLIAAILRHLLMLKTETEEKTEEVHSHAINLLNNLPVSCLDVLIDVPVQGGLEIYGGKNMDAVQLLIDFMEKRIDKQGSNYKEGLTPVLSLLTEGSRHYREIRRYIKAQVLPPLKDVKIRPEIGTTTRNKLVRLMTHVDMGVKQSAAEFLFVLCKESVDNLLKYTGYGNAAGLLVARGLLAGGRGETQYSQDEDSDTEEYKSAKPFINPITGHVEEPMPNPIEEMTEEQKEYEAQKLVNMFDKLSRQNVIRPMGVRPDGTLAPLEETLCDPREDSGSDSD